Proteins encoded in a region of the Triticum dicoccoides isolate Atlit2015 ecotype Zavitan chromosome 3A, WEW_v2.0, whole genome shotgun sequence genome:
- the LOC119270000 gene encoding uncharacterized protein LOC119270000: MEVETLQDAEETKNGGNDFEENGSLDPVVYQLVRVEGDGTLVPPTEDEVLQIEQFLDDKVDLPSIDDVGNVEDFFTNDCMLLKEPDFEEGYSELETNGEIHTQQFDADLEVDRLKPSDDSLDIPSKCTVVHDHKPDTEQGDNNIVHQDNASTETPKSTVLNDSCSAEKEKTDACSRSVNNSSTGPSVSGVTSSVPDFSILRGEVCLDNLTIRELQEAFRATFGRETTVKDKLWLKRRITMGLTNSCDVQSSGCVVKDYKIVCKDAKYELPTIGGIPKAEVEATSLVRYQVLGPGNERDTPSCSYYRSEDQQRSSNRLKGVSTDNDESEGTLQDEQGAAKRLRKPTKRYIEELSDTETLDSTGKLSSPGKRVAHGEVLLRQRVTPLQEVDSLSITYPTRKDTFGGFSVHVPYASRMRRGRPRRNFISFLDDDPPVECPEVQMAVETMLGKDGEHVNHASSAVEVPLTKNAEKKGGHIETAEKKGGHIETADNKEIHSIEPEDICRTDAKTKTKRGLKRKHHRAWTLSEVLKLVDGVAQFGPGKWSEIRRLSFASYSYRTSVDLKDKWRNLLRASQTQLSPENDVITSPFSTYTDVQLFFQSAQLFPSCPVCSWITDCSLSSLFNGAEQGVCPRKSNPSIIPIPPAILLRVKELAELQPQAGNLAAAIKFSGQSSKAAQGRDVDLTKMSRDSSERNVSGIDHIKHYKNIISELLLGKEGTFSTGVAKQTEVVMAQYNRKAGEDSLPLFMEEIRGLSTCAMERLKHALHKVFTILNDEVDEIFGYIFALSEFRSEKLPSNHGSGSYEDSIAPPSVKKQKTVTVSTIDAYEESHGHIDSDIFAQLTRDIRLIEESGKTRQEAAKMFSDGLLRKLAEMEQGVYDLLDTVASKCRSMTTPEKIELGRRVRKLPETALDHMVEVVKMRRPAISVSDKVSFNLGRLDDTTLWRLYYYVETALKAKQDRTVTPP, translated from the exons ATGGAAGTGGAAACTCTACAAGATGCTGAGGAGACTAAGAATGGAGGGAATGACTTTGAAGAGAATGGCAGTTTGGATCCCGTGGTTTACCAGCTAGTTCGG gtTGAAGGTGATGGAACGCTTGTTCCTCCTACGGAGGACGAAGTCCTGCAGATTGAACAGTTTCTTGATGACAAGGTTGATCTGCCTTCTATTGATGATGTAGGAAATGTGGAGGATTTTTTTACTAATGACTGCATGCTTCTGAAGGAGCCTGACTTTGAAG AGGGGTATTCTGAATTAGAGACTAATGGTGAAATACATACACAACAGTTTGATGCTGACCTAGAG GTAGACAGGTTAAAACCGTCGGATGACTCGCTTGATATTCCCTCGAAGTGTACAGTTGTTCATGATCACAAACCAGATACGGAACAAGGCGATAACAACATTGTTCACCAGGACAATGCTTCCACCGAGACTCCAAAATCAACAGTATTAAATGACTCTTGCAGTGCTGAAAAAGAAAAGACCGATGCTTGTTCAAGATCTGTAAATAACTCATCTACAGGACCATCTGTCTCTGGAGTTACTAGTTCAGTTCCCGACTTCTCCATTTTAAGAGGAGAAGTCTGTTTGGATAATCTTACAATTAGAGAACTTCAGGAAGCATTTAGAGCCACATTTGGGCGCGAAACTACTGTCAAGGACAAGTTATGGCTCAAAAGACGGATTACAATGGGATTGACCAATTCCTGCGATGTTCAAAGTTCAGGCTGTGTAGTTAAAGATTATAAAATAGTTTGCAAGGATGCCAAATACGAGCTACCTACAATTGGAGGAATACCTAAGGCTGAGGTTGAGGCTACTTCTTTGGTTAGGTATCAAGTATTGGGTCCTGGAAATGAGAGAGATACACCATCTTGCTCTTACTATCGGAGTGAGGACCAACAGCGATCCTCCAATAGGCTAAAAGGAGTATCAACAGACAACGATGAATCAGAAGGAACTTTGCAGGATGAACAAGGCGCCGCTAAGAGACTTAGAAAACCAACAAAAAGGTACATTGAGGAGCTCTCAGATACCGAGACACTTGACTCCACTGGGAAGCTTTCTTCACCAGGAAAAAGGGTTGCACATGGTGAGGTGTTACTCAGACAACGGGTTACTCCTTTACAAGAAGTTGATTCATTGAGTATAACTTATCCTACCCGGAAGGATACTTTTGGAGGATTTAGTGTACATGTTCCTTATGCGTCAAGGATGAGAAGAGGGCGTCCTCGGAGAAACTTCATTTCATTTTTG GATGATGATCCACCTGTGGAATGTCCTGAGGTTCAGATGGCAGTTGAGACGATGTTGGGAAAAGATGGTGAACATGTGAATCATGCAAGCAGTGCCGTGGAAGTTCCACTAACG AAAAATGCTGAGAAGAAAGGAGGGCATATAGAAACAGCTGAGAAGAAAGGAGGGCATATAGAAACAGCTGATAACAAGGAGATTCATTCCATAGAGCCAGAGGATATTTGCAGAACTGATGCCAAGACGAAAACAAAGCGGGGTTTGAAGCGGAAGCATCATCGAGCATGGACATTGTCCGAGGTTCTGAAGCTGGTCGATGGCGTGGCTCAGTTCGGGCCTGGCAAATGGTCTGAGATTAGAAGACTATCCTTTGCCTCATATTCTTACCGTACCTCAGTGGATCTCAAG GATAAGTGGCGCAATCTGCTAAGAGCCAGCCAGACACAGCTTTCGCCGGAAAATGATGTAATTACTTCTCCCTTTTCAACTTATACGGATGTTCAACTTTTTTTCCAATCAGCTCAGTTATTCCCATCCTGTCCTGTTTGCTCCTGGATTACTGATTGCTCACTTTCTTCACTCTTCAATGGTGCTGAGCAGGGTGTTTGTCCGCGGAAAAGCAACCCTTCGATCATTCCAATACCACCGGCCATTTTGCTACGAGTGAAAGAGCTAGCTGAGCTTCAGCCGCAAGCCGGCAACCTGGCGGCGGCAATCAAGTTCTCAGGGCAGAGCAGCAAGGCGGCACAGGGGAGAG ATGTAGATCTGACAAAG ATGTCAAGAGACTCTTCTGAGAGAAATGTGTCTGGAATTGATCATATCAAGCACTATAAAAACATTATCTCTGAGTTGTTACTCGGAAAAGAAGGCACATTCTCTACTGGAGTTGCAAAACAAACTGAAGTTGTTATGGCCCAATATAACCGCAAAGCGGGTGAAGATTCTCTTCCATTATTCATGGAAGAAATTAGGGGCCTATCAACATGTGCCATGGAGAGATTAAAGCATGCTCTCCATAAGGTTTTTACAATCCTCAATGATGAAGTTGATGAG ATATTTGGTTACATTTTCGCACTATCTGAATTTAGGTCTGAGAAGTTGCCGTCAAACCATGGAAGCGGATCGTATGAGGACAGTATCGCCCCACCAAGTGTTAAAAAACAGAAAACTGTGACAGTTTCTACAATCGATGCTTATGAAGAATCGCATGGTCATATTGATTCAGATATCTTTGCACAG CTCACAAGAGATATCCGGCTGATAGAAGAAAGTGGCAAAACACGTCAAGAGGCTGCAAAGATGTTCTCCGATGGGTTGCTGCGGAAG CTTGCTGAAATGGAGCAAGGTGTTTATGATTTACTGGACACAGTGGCATCCAAGTGCAG ATCTATGACCACTCCTGAGAAGATTGAACTTGGTAGGCGCGTCCGCAAACTCCCAGAGACGGCACTTGATCACATGGTGGAGGTAGTTAAAATGAGGAGACCTGCAATCTCGGTTTCTGATAAAGTATCATTCAACTTAGGAAGACTG GATGACACAACTTTGTGGAGACTGTACTACTATGTGGAAACTGCGTTAAAAGCAAAACAAGATCGGACGGTCACCCCTCCCTAG
- the LOC119270002 gene encoding probable proline transporter 2, with translation MASSSLDTEAGAGAQHKAAAGDGSGYTTAATAHAVDTDSWQQVGLLLVTGFNCAYVLSFSNLMMVPLGWGWGAACLLLLAAAAWYANWLLAGLHVVDGQRFIRYRDLMGFVFGRKMYYLTWFLQFTTLLLGSMGFILLGGRALKAISAEFTQTPPRLQWFIAATGFVYFAFAYFVPTISAMRNWLATSAALTVTFDVALLAVLVRDGRSNSRRVDYAIHGTEAEKAFNALGAVAAILVCNTSGLLPEIQSTLRKPAVGNMRRALALQYTVGAAGYYGISVAGYWAYGAAASEYLPNQLSGPRWASVLINATAFLQSIVSQHLFTVPIHEGMDTGLQRLEEGMFSRYNMTRRLFARGLLFGVNVFVTALFPFMGDFVNLFGSFALFPLTFMFPSMIVLKIKGECDGRWCRLWHWSIIVVSSAIGLATSAAAVRLILHNASVYRFFADT, from the exons ATGGCCTCCTCGTCGCTGGACACGGAGGCGGGAGCCGGAGCGCAGCACAAggccgccgccggcgacggcaGCGGgtacaccaccgcggccaccgcccacGCGGTGGACACAG ACTCATGGCAGCAGGTGGGGCTGCTGCTGGTGACGGGGTTCAACTGCGCCTACGTGCTCAGCTTCTCCAACCTGATGATGGTGCCGCTAGGGTGGGGGTGGGGCGCCGCCTGCCTgctgctcctcgccgccgccgcctggtaCGCCAACTGGCTCCTCGCCGGCCTCCACGTCGTCGACGGCCAGCGGTTCATCCGCTACAGGGACCTCATGGGCTTCGTCTTCG GGAGGAAAATGTACTACCTCACCTGGTTCCTGCAGTTCACCACCCTGCTCCTGGGAAGCATGGGCTTCATTCTGCTCGGCGGGAGAGCACTCAAG GCGATCAGCGCGGAGTTCACCCAGACCCCTCCGCGGCTGCAGTGGTTCATCGCCGCGACGGGGTTCGTCTACTTCGCCTTCGCCTACTTCGTGCCCACCATCTCCGCCATGCGGAACTGGCTGGCCACCTCCGCCGCGCTCACCGTCACCTTCGACGTCGCGCTGCTCGCCGTCCTCGTCCGAGACG GGAGGTCGAACTCGCGGCGGGTTGACTACGCCATCCACGGGACGGAGGCGGAGAAGGCGTTCAACGCGCTGGGGGCCGTGGCGGCGATCCTGGTGTGCAACACCTCGGGCCTGCTCCCGGAGATCCAGTCGACGCTGCGGAAGCCGGCGGTGGGCAACATGCGGCGGGCGCTGGCGCTGCAGTACACGGTGGGGGCCGCGGGGTACTACGGGATCAGCGTGGCCGGGTACTGGGCGTACGGCGCCGCCGCGTCCGAGTACCTGCCCAACCAGCTCTCCGGCCCGCGCTGGGCCTCCGTGCTCATCAACGCCACCGCCTTCCTCCAGAGCATCGTCTCGCAGCAC CTGTTCACGGTGCCGATCCACGAGGGCATGGACACGGGGCTGCAGCGGCTGGAGGAGGGCATGTTCTCGCGCTACAACATGACGCGCAGGCTCTTCGCCAGGGGGCTGCTCTTCGGGGTCAACGTCTTCGTCACCGCGCTCTTCCCATTCATGGGCGACTTCGTCAACCTCTTCGGATCCTTCGCGCTCTTCCCGCTCACCTTCATGTTCCCCAGCATGATCGTCCTCAAA ATCAAAGGGGAGTGTGACGGGAGATGGTGCAGGCTCTGGCACTGGAGCATCATCGTCGTCTCCTCGGCCATCGGactcgccacctccgccgccgcggTCAGACTCATCCTGCACAACGCCAGCGTCTACCGCTTCTTCGCCGACACCTAG
- the LOC119270001 gene encoding E3 ubiquitin-protein ligase RGLG2-like — MGGGHSRSESRGDGSGNGRYAHSASFQQPPAPQWGPPGAGGYPYGAGQDAQGGYYGAPPQQGGYAAPYPAYQPAPVAAQPPPPAARAGAANKPRLDRRYSRIADDFRSVEQVTDALAQAGLESSNLIVGIDFTKSNEWTGKFSFHGRSLHHISNVPNPYEQGISILGQTLSKFDEDNLIPCFGFGDASTHDQDVFCFYPDERPCNGFSEALERYRELVPHLRLAGPTSFAPIIEMAMTIVEQSGGQYHVLLIIADGQVTRSVDTASGQLSSQEQKTVDAIVRASELPLSIVLVGVGDGPWDMMKEFDDNIPARAFDNFQFVNFSEIMSKNMPQSRKEAAFALSALMEIPQQYKATVELGILGRRSMKAPERVPLPPPGGSHDAYSYGSKSFSKPQPSTSSSAYPPYKTAHTAAPAAPSSAYDNQVCPICLVNPKDMAFGCGHQTCCECGQTLESCPICRSPITTRIKLY, encoded by the exons atGGGGGGCGGGCATTCGAGGAGCGAGTCGCGGGGGGACGGGAGCGGGAACGGGCGGTACGCGCACTCGGCGTCCTTCCAGCAGCCGCCGGCGCCGCAGTGGGGGCCGCCGGGGGCGGGAGGGTACCCGTACGGCGCCGGCCAGGACGCGCAGGGCGGCTACTACGGCGCGCCGCCGCAGCAGGGGGGCTACGCCGCGCCCTACCCGGCCTACCAGCCCGCGCCCGTCGccgcgcagccgccgccgcccgcagcgcgGGCGGGGGCGGCCAACAAGCCGCGCCTCGACCGGCGCTACTCGCGGATCGCCGACGACTTCCGGTCCGTGGAGCAG GTTACTGATGCTCTAGCTCAAGCTGGACTCGAGTCTTCGAATCTCATCGTGGGTATTGATTTCACAAAGAGCAATGAATGGACAG GCAAATTCTCCTTCCATGGACGTAGTTTACATCACATTAGCAATGTACCAAATCCTTATGAACAAGGAATCTCGATTCTTGGACAGACATTGTCTAAATTTGATGAAGATAACTTGATTCCCTGCTTCGGATTTGGAGATG CATCAACACATGACCAAGACGTATTCTGTTTTTACCCTGATGAGAGACCGTGCAATGGATTCTCAGAAGCTCTTGAGCGATACAGGGAACTCGTTCCACATTTGCGCTTGGCTG GACCAACATCTTTTGCACCAATAATTGAGATGGCTATGACCATCGTGGAGCAAagtggtgggcagtaccatgttctGCTGATAATTGCTGACGGACAG GTTACAAGGAGTGTAGATACTGCATCTGGGCAGCTGAGTTCCCAAGAGCAAAAGACTGTTGATGCCATTGTGAGGGCCAG TGAACTGCCGCTATCTATTGTGTTAGTAGGAGTTGGTGATGGCCCATGGGACATGATGAAGGAATTTGATGACAACATTCCTGCCCGGGCTTTTGATAATTTTCAA TTTGTGAACTTCTCGGAGATAATGTCTAAAAACATGCCACAATCAAGAAAAGAGGCAGCGTTTGCACTTTCAGCCTTGATGGAGATACCACAACAGTACAAAGCAACTGTGGAATTAGGAATATTAGG TCGTCGTTCTATGAAGGCTCCAGAAAGGGTTCCTCTGCCTCCTCCTGGTGGAAGCCATGATGCTTATTCATATGGATCTAAAAGCTTTAGTAAACCTCAGCCTAGTACATCTTCATCAGCGTATCCTCCCTATAAAACTGCACATACTGCGGCCCCTGCTGCACCGTCTTCTGCTTATGATAATCAG GTTTGCCCTATCTGCCTTGTGAACCCGAAGGACATGGCTTTTGGCTGTGGACACCAG ACGTGCTGTGAATGTGGACAGACATTGGAGTCATGCCCAATCTGTCGGAGTCCAATTACCACCAGAATAAAGCTATATTAG